In Trifolium pratense cultivar HEN17-A07 linkage group LG7, ARS_RC_1.1, whole genome shotgun sequence, a genomic segment contains:
- the LOC123897592 gene encoding negative regulator of systemic acquired resistance SNI1-like: MENPSSSSSNKAAIEDNMLLTMLDSSSDSNQDALDERIAFLDAVRASSIGLQNGKPPTSEIFGAIFHMLRTGNSIQLIVASYMLLVDLEKHFPRAYLSGVDDCLLSSNSPPKLVVAEEAWSPLIVGLDNATAVSEAGDKQCGGPLDPSSFHLLVEELAETLSESNIQATSMKPLQNLLLFQYLVIVLGSDFLPRNATMNWSLQRESLLNMLLGSRKINYKSLMKDCMEVICLLCQLLENDLSKNLEVEKNSESQLSKNCHTALSFALLEVLKNTRVSVEKLLVMIMTLDMSRKKADIEGHTSRADGPRTPLVDIILDDLAYSKDNVPHFLKIFSEPKWKLEIVVQYLWKYITKPSTRTRRSNGFTEDTTFEGALKCFSTNTGTKSIIKKIGADVVQLLLAHGFQAQLSILSERNANNIGGDSEEGAGALVDLCQTFISAFDSLRSTDSDMEILSIGKEALFTAATAISMKS; this comes from the exons ATGGAAAACcctagcagcagcagcagcaacaaagCAGCGATCGAAGACAACATGCTTCTCACCATGCTTGATTCTTCTTCTGATTCTAATCAAGATGCCCTCGACGAAC GTATTGCTTTTCTGGATGCTGTTCGTGCTTCTTCAATTGGGCTTCAAAATGGAAAACCACCAACTTC AGAAATATTTGGGGCAATATTCCATATGCTGAGGACTGGGAATTCTATACAGTTGATTGTGGCAAGTTATATGCTTCTGGTTGATTTAGAAAAG CATTTCCCTCGTGCATATCTATCCGGTGTAGATGATTGCCTATTGTCGTCTAACTCTCCACCAAAATTGGTTGTGGCTGAAGAG GCATGGTCTCCCCTTATTGTTGGCTTGGATAATGCCACTGCTGTCAGTGAAGCTGGCGACAAACAGTGCGGTGGACCTCTAGACCCTTCT AGCTTTCATCTCCTGGTTGAAGAGCTTGCTGAAACTTTATCTGAGTCCAACATTCAAGCTACAAGCATGAAG CCTCTGCAGAACTTGTTACTCTTTCAATATCTCGTCATTGTGCTTGGAAGCGATTTTCTACCTCGTAATG CCACTATGAACTGGAGCTTGCAGAGGGAGTCTTTGCTCAACATGTTACTG GGTTCTAGGAAAATAAACTACAAAAGTTTGATGAAAGATTGTATGGAAGTTATCTGTCTATTATGCCAACTTCTTGAAAATGATCTTAGCAAAAATCTAGAGGTTGAAAAGAATTCTGAATCTCAGTTATCCAAAAATTGCCATACCGCACTATCTTTTGCTTTACTTGAAGTATTAAAGAACACGCGTGTATCCGTGGAGAAACTTTTGGTGATG ATCATGACCCTTGATATGTCTAGGAAGAAAGCAGATATCGAAGGCCATACATCAAGAGCAGATGGTCCAAG AACACCTTTGGTGGACATAATTCTGGATGATCTGGCTTACAGCAAAGATAATGTCCCTCATTTTCTTAAG ATCTTCAGTGAGCCTAAATGGAAGCTGGAAATAGTTGTGCAGTATCTTTGGAAATACATAACTAAG CCTTCTACTCGCACTCGTCGATCAAATGGTTTTACCGAAGATACAACATTTGAAGGGGCTTTGAAATGCTTTTCAACTAACACCGGCACTAAgagcataataaaaaaaattggtgcaGATGTAGTCCAGTTGCTTTTGGCTCATGGTTTTCAG GCTCAATTGTCAATATTGTCAGAAAGAAATGCAAATAACATTGGTGGAGACAGCGAAGAAGGGGCCGGTGCTCTTGTAGATTTGTGCCAGACGTTTATATCTGCTTTCGATAGTTTGAGAAGCACAGATAG TGATATGGAGATACTGTCGATCGGAAAAGAGGCACTATTTACTGCAGCAACTGCTATCTCCATGAAGTCATAG